In Actinoplanes octamycinicus, the genomic window CAGTACAACCGGGCCGTCGTGCTCGATCAGATCCAGCTGACCGACGGCATCAGCCGGGTGGAGATCGCCGAGCTGACCGGGCTGACCCCGCAGACGGTGTCCGGCATCGTCCGGCGCCTGATCGGCGAGGGCATCGTCCGGGAGGACGGCGCCGCCGTCTCCAACGGCGGCAAGCCACGCACCAAGCTGCGGGTCAACGCGGCCGCCGGGCTCGCGGTCGGCGTCCACTTCGACCCGTCCGAGTTGTCCTGCGTGGTCGCCGACCTGCTCGGCCGCCCGCTGGCCACCCGGCAGCAGCCGGTCCGGCCGGGCGCCACCCCCGGCGAGGTGGTCGCCGCGGTCACCGGGCTGGTCGACGAGGTGCTCGGCACGGCCGGCGTGGACCGCGGCCGGGTGCTCGGCCTCGGCCTGGCCACCCCGGGCCCGATCGACCAGACCCTCGGCTCGCTGGTCGGGCCGCCGCAGCTGCTCGGCTGGACCCGGGTGCCGATCAAGGACATGCTGGCCGCGGCGACCGGGCTGCCGGTCACCCTGGACAACGACGCCACGGCCGCCGCGATCGGCGAGTGCTGGGCTGGGGCGGGGCGCGGCGTGGCCGATTTTGCCTACTTCTTCTTCGGCGCCGGGGTGGGCGGCGGCCTGATCCTCGGCCACCAGGTCTACCGCGGCGGCTCGATGAACGCCGCCGAGTTCGGCCACCAGTCGGTGCAGCCCGGCGGTCCGGCCTGCTACTGCGGCAACCGCGGCTGCCTGGAGCGTCTGATCAGCCCGAAAGCGCTGGTCGAGGCGACCGGGCTGGCCGACTATGACGCGGTCCGGCGGGCCGCGACGGCCGGCGACCCGCTGGCCGTCGCGGCGGTCGAGGCGGCCGCCGGGCACCTGGCCACCGCGGTGGTGAACGTCGCCAACATCCTGGACATCGACCTGGTGGTCCTCGGCGGGCACGGCCTGCGCCACCTCGAGGACCGATTCCGTACGGCGGTGGCAGAGGCCCTGGCCACCCGGCCGCTGGCCCGCCGGATCCGCGCCGTGCGGGTGGAGGTGTCGCCGCTCGGCGCCGACGCCGCGGTGGTCGGCGCCGCCGCGCTGGTCCTGCACACCACCTACGCCCCACAGGTGTCCGAGCTGCTGTCGCTGTGAGCGATCACGCCCCGCGCCATCGGGGAGCGTGATGTGATCACAGCATGACGTCGCCCGGGCGCCGGATCGCGCACCTGATCTCGGACGGCGTCCCGGACACGGCCGCCGCCAAGTTCGCCGCGGTCGTCGCGGGCGCGGTGCGGGCGCCGACCGTGCTGATCCTGCTGGCCGACGGCGACCGGCTGCGGATCGCCGGCACCGCCGGCGTCCCCGAGCACTGGCCACGCAGCGGCACCGCGCCGGCGCGCTCGACGCTGGCCGGGCTGGTGGTCACCGAGAACCACCCGGTGATCATCACGGACCTCGGCGACGACCCGCGGGTGCCGGTGGCGGCGCCGGCCGTGGACCTCGGGGCGCGCGGCTACGCCGGATTCCCGATCCGCGACCCGGACGGCGGGATCGTCGGGGTGCTCGCGGTGGTCGATCTGCAGCCG contains:
- a CDS encoding ROK family transcriptional regulator translates to MRRTGTNLPKVGQYNRAVVLDQIQLTDGISRVEIAELTGLTPQTVSGIVRRLIGEGIVREDGAAVSNGGKPRTKLRVNAAAGLAVGVHFDPSELSCVVADLLGRPLATRQQPVRPGATPGEVVAAVTGLVDEVLGTAGVDRGRVLGLGLATPGPIDQTLGSLVGPPQLLGWTRVPIKDMLAAATGLPVTLDNDATAAAIGECWAGAGRGVADFAYFFFGAGVGGGLILGHQVYRGGSMNAAEFGHQSVQPGGPACYCGNRGCLERLISPKALVEATGLADYDAVRRAATAGDPLAVAAVEAAAGHLATAVVNVANILDIDLVVLGGHGLRHLEDRFRTAVAEALATRPLARRIRAVRVEVSPLGADAAVVGAAALVLHTTYAPQVSELLSL